The Formosa sp. Hel1_33_131 genome window below encodes:
- a CDS encoding thioredoxin family protein: MKKCIIVVVLLLGTTTLFAQTINWVSMDEALALQQKAPKKILIDMYTSWCGPCKMLDRNTFTNKDLIAFVNEHYYAVKFNAEGNEVVNFKDQKFSNPNYKPEMAKRRNSQHELTRFLGVNAYPTMVFLGLDAELLAPIPGYQTAQQLELYLKLFKDDTYKEMNNQEAFNGYYKAFVPSFMP; encoded by the coding sequence ATGAAAAAATGTATCATAGTTGTAGTTCTCTTATTGGGGACTACAACACTTTTTGCACAAACTATCAATTGGGTAAGTATGGACGAAGCCCTTGCATTGCAACAAAAAGCACCTAAAAAAATTCTGATTGATATGTACACCTCTTGGTGTGGACCTTGCAAAATGTTGGATAGAAATACCTTCACCAATAAAGACTTGATTGCTTTTGTCAACGAACATTATTACGCAGTTAAATTCAATGCAGAAGGGAATGAGGTTGTCAATTTTAAAGATCAAAAATTTTCAAATCCAAATTATAAACCTGAGATGGCCAAACGCCGAAATAGCCAACACGAACTGACGCGCTTTTTAGGAGTCAACGCCTATCCAACCATGGTGTTTTTAGGCTTAGATGCAGAATTACTCGCTCCAATTCCCGGATATCAAACAGCACAGCAACTGGAATTGTATTTGAAATTATTTAAAGACGATACCTATAAAGAGATGAACAACCAAGAGGCATTTAATGGCTACTACAAAGCGTTTGTGCCTTCTTTTATGCCTTAG
- a CDS encoding ComEC/Rec2 family competence protein, with protein MVVPIPLILGGIGFILFVLIGIHFYCKKHRKTLYWPSLMVLIMMVLLGVFVSKIHSSKFSKTHYSHLETIAEEHLHQLEFIVKKRLKPNTYNHRYYVELLKVNSTLASGTLLINLSKESNTANFNVNEKILTTASLKEVNAPLNPYQFDYKNYLKRLGIYRQVFLKDQIVLAIPQSPTTITAYAETIREALNKRLKELPFKPIERAFIKALLLGQRQDITSDVYEAYSKAGAIHILAISGLHIGILLLILQFILNPLLYFGQGEFVRLLIVLCVLWSFAVMAGLSPSVVRAVTMFSLFAIVRGLKRSSNSLNILAVSAFILLLVRPGFCFDVGFQLSYAAVASIIIVKPVLDSWGSFKNRVGNWFLDLLKVSIAAQIGVLPLSLYYFHQFPGLFFVTNMVVVPCLIVILGLGIATMILAVVYKPPEFLVHTLAWIIQSMNRFVEWVASKETFLFEQISFDLTALVISYLILFLLGIFYHKKTFKNLLILGICILSFQVFVKQIPALISKNSFVVFHKSRHSVFGLQSNQHLEIHHDLDSINNQRMIDNYKIGAGIKTQSTDSIQRLYKIDDKLLLVVDSLGVYTVKSIKPQWVLLRQSPKINLNRLIDSLQPELIIWDGSNYRTYQERWKLTCEAKKIPFHQTSEKGFFRVDY; from the coding sequence ATGGTTGTTCCCATACCTCTAATTTTAGGAGGGATCGGCTTCATTCTCTTTGTATTAATCGGAATACATTTTTATTGTAAAAAGCACCGCAAAACATTGTATTGGCCATCGCTGATGGTACTTATAATGATGGTATTACTTGGTGTATTTGTCTCTAAAATACATTCCTCAAAATTCTCTAAAACTCATTATTCCCATCTAGAAACCATCGCGGAAGAGCATTTACACCAACTTGAATTTATAGTCAAAAAACGATTAAAACCGAACACTTATAACCACCGCTATTATGTGGAACTTTTAAAAGTTAATTCCACTCTGGCATCAGGAACACTGTTGATTAATTTGAGTAAGGAATCAAACACAGCAAACTTTAATGTGAATGAAAAAATTTTAACCACAGCATCTCTTAAAGAGGTGAACGCACCTCTAAACCCCTATCAATTTGATTATAAAAACTATCTGAAGCGCCTGGGGATTTACCGTCAAGTGTTTCTGAAAGACCAAATTGTTTTAGCCATTCCACAATCGCCAACTACCATTACAGCCTATGCTGAAACCATTCGTGAAGCGTTGAACAAACGCCTCAAAGAGCTGCCTTTCAAACCGATTGAACGCGCCTTTATAAAGGCCTTACTTTTGGGGCAACGCCAAGATATTACTTCTGATGTGTACGAGGCTTACTCGAAAGCGGGAGCCATTCACATTCTTGCCATTTCAGGACTTCACATTGGGATTCTGTTGTTAATTCTTCAATTTATACTGAATCCTTTACTGTATTTTGGACAAGGAGAATTTGTGCGTTTGCTTATCGTTCTTTGTGTTTTGTGGAGCTTTGCTGTGATGGCGGGCTTGTCCCCTTCAGTAGTCAGAGCGGTGACGATGTTTAGTTTGTTTGCAATCGTAAGGGGATTAAAACGGTCTTCAAATTCGTTAAACATCTTAGCTGTGTCAGCATTTATACTTTTATTGGTACGGCCTGGATTTTGTTTTGATGTGGGATTTCAACTCAGTTATGCAGCGGTCGCCTCCATTATCATTGTGAAGCCTGTTTTAGATTCGTGGGGGAGTTTTAAAAACCGGGTTGGCAATTGGTTTCTTGATTTACTCAAAGTATCCATCGCCGCTCAAATAGGTGTTTTGCCCTTGAGTCTCTATTATTTTCATCAATTTCCGGGCTTATTTTTTGTGACCAATATGGTCGTCGTTCCCTGTCTGATCGTTATACTTGGTTTGGGAATTGCAACCATGATTTTAGCCGTAGTTTACAAACCTCCAGAATTTTTAGTACACACTTTAGCATGGATTATTCAATCGATGAATCGGTTTGTGGAATGGGTGGCATCTAAAGAAACCTTTCTGTTTGAACAAATTTCATTTGATTTAACCGCTCTTGTGATTAGTTACCTCATCCTGTTTTTACTTGGTATTTTTTATCATAAAAAAACGTTTAAAAACCTTCTGATTTTGGGAATCTGCATCCTCAGTTTTCAAGTCTTTGTAAAACAGATCCCGGCACTGATATCTAAAAATTCATTTGTTGTTTTTCATAAATCCAGACACAGCGTTTTTGGATTGCAGTCCAACCAACATCTTGAGATTCATCACGATTTAGACAGCATAAACAATCAGCGTATGATAGATAATTATAAAATTGGTGCCGGGATTAAAACCCAATCTACAGATTCCATTCAACGTCTCTATAAAATTGACGACAAGCTGCTGTTGGTAGTGGACAGTCTTGGGGTTTATACTGTTAAAAGTATCAAGCCGCAGTGGGTTTTATTGAGACAATCTCCAAAAATAAACTTAAACCGTTTGATTGACAGCCTGCAGCCTGAATTAATTATTTGGGATGGGAGTAATTACAGAACCTATCAAGAGCGCTGGAAGTTGACGTGTGAAGCAAAAAAAATCCCGTTTCATCAAACAAGTGAAAAGGGATTTTTTAGAGTTGATTATTAA
- a CDS encoding GNAT family N-acetyltransferase, translated as MDKTEILTERIKLRLIDVLDLESIHNLHSLPETDAYNALGIPENIEETKSIIEPWILENQLNEIKNYTFAIDNKSNGTFMGLFGLKLGNKKYKRAEVWYKIHSDYWNKGYATESLKAILNFGFETLKLHRIEAGCAVDNTASFKVLEKAGMIREGRLRQVLPLKSGWSDNFEYSILETDERKKK; from the coding sequence ATGGACAAAACCGAAATACTTACTGAAAGAATAAAATTAAGATTGATCGACGTATTAGATTTAGAGTCAATCCACAATCTACATTCTTTGCCAGAAACAGATGCCTATAATGCGTTGGGAATTCCAGAAAATATTGAAGAAACCAAGTCCATAATCGAACCGTGGATTTTAGAGAATCAATTGAATGAAATAAAAAATTATACGTTTGCAATTGACAACAAATCAAACGGAACATTCATGGGTTTGTTTGGACTAAAACTCGGCAATAAGAAATACAAAAGAGCTGAGGTCTGGTATAAAATACATTCAGATTATTGGAACAAAGGCTACGCAACAGAATCGTTAAAAGCAATCCTAAATTTTGGTTTTGAGACGCTCAAATTACACCGCATTGAAGCCGGCTGTGCAGTAGATAATACAGCCTCTTTTAAAGTTTTAGAGAAAGCAGGAATGATACGAGAAGGACGCCTAAGACAAGTATTGCCTTTGAAATCAGGGTGGTCGGATAATTTTGAATATTCAATCCTTGAAACTGACGAAAGAAAGAAAAAATAA
- the surE gene encoding 5'/3'-nucleotidase SurE has translation MTKRPLILVTNDDGITAPGIRTLIKVMNTIGDVIVVAPDSPQSAMGHAITINDTLYCKRERIDKGPQTEYSTSGTPADCVKLAVHELLDRKPDLCVSGVNHGSNSSVNVIYSGTMSAAIEAGMEGIPAIGFSLLDYKWEADFSQIESFIKTVSLQVLNQGLQKGIILNVNFPKLLENEIKGIRVCRQANANWIEKFDKRQTPLGRDYYWLTGEFNNLDKGEDTDEWALENGFVSVVPVHYDLTAHHYIQELNKWDFNE, from the coding sequence ATGACAAAAAGACCTTTGATTTTGGTCACCAATGATGATGGCATCACTGCACCGGGAATACGTACTTTGATAAAAGTCATGAATACGATTGGAGACGTTATCGTTGTGGCACCTGACAGTCCACAAAGTGCCATGGGACACGCGATCACTATTAACGATACTTTGTATTGTAAAAGAGAACGGATTGATAAGGGGCCTCAAACAGAATACAGTACTTCAGGAACGCCTGCGGATTGTGTGAAGTTAGCGGTGCATGAACTCTTGGACCGCAAACCAGACTTATGTGTTTCAGGCGTGAACCACGGATCAAATTCTTCTGTGAATGTGATTTATTCAGGGACTATGAGTGCCGCAATTGAAGCGGGTATGGAAGGGATTCCTGCGATTGGATTTTCACTTTTAGATTATAAATGGGAAGCCGATTTTAGTCAAATTGAGTCGTTTATAAAAACCGTCTCTTTACAGGTTTTAAACCAAGGATTACAAAAAGGCATTATTCTAAATGTGAACTTTCCAAAACTTTTAGAAAACGAGATAAAAGGCATCCGCGTGTGCCGACAAGCCAATGCGAATTGGATTGAAAAATTTGACAAACGTCAGACTCCTTTGGGTCGGGATTATTACTGGCTGACTGGTGAGTTTAATAACCTAGATAAAGGAGAGGATACTGACGAATGGGCGTTAGAAAACGGCTTTGTTTCTGTGGTACCTGTCCACTATGATTTGACCGCACATCACTACATTCAAGAATTAAATAAATGGGATTTCAATGAATAA
- a CDS encoding peptide MFS transporter encodes MSTTTTANQKELWGHPVGLYVLFFTEMWERFSYYGMRAILVIYMIAEASHIDGPGLSWSKLEAYQLYGWYVMLVYVISIPGGILADKVLGQRKTVMLGAVILCLGHGTLAIEAEWAFFTGLSLIILGVGCLKPNISTMVGGLYKKGDIRRDKGFSIFYIGINLGSLLATSVIGLVVAKWGWHAGFGLAGIAMLLGLLVYVWGQKYISHVGNKPTVEEMKNDVSLVKIFSNIFKSPAQLAVLVILLALSLYSGFTFEGVDHWGYGALFIFLSFVVGLLMMIFKSLETQILKDRFLVLLLSFLLVIVFWGAFEQAGGLMSVYTETKTDRMLLGYLIPTPMFQGLNAGFIILLAVWVANIWAKRKLKNKEASSLFKMATGTIIMGLGFVFMILAVREYDANGSSGMQWLVLAYLFHTIGELCSSPVSLSFVTKLAPVKYASLMMGLYFAATGLGGKVAGILGEKSEHFGEYTIFTGIVIFTVAFGLLVIALLKPLKRLTHGAEDNERLLDASIAE; translated from the coding sequence ATGTCAACTACAACTACTGCAAATCAAAAAGAACTCTGGGGACACCCCGTTGGATTATATGTACTATTTTTCACGGAGATGTGGGAACGGTTTTCTTACTATGGAATGCGCGCTATCTTGGTTATTTATATGATTGCTGAAGCCTCTCACATAGATGGCCCTGGATTGAGTTGGTCAAAACTTGAAGCGTATCAACTGTATGGTTGGTATGTTATGTTGGTATATGTAATATCAATTCCTGGAGGTATTTTAGCCGATAAAGTCTTGGGTCAGAGAAAAACGGTTATGCTTGGCGCTGTCATTTTATGTTTAGGTCATGGAACCTTAGCTATTGAGGCCGAATGGGCATTCTTTACAGGTTTGAGTTTGATTATTTTAGGAGTCGGTTGTTTAAAACCTAATATCTCCACAATGGTTGGAGGTCTTTATAAAAAAGGGGACATAAGACGTGATAAAGGGTTTAGTATTTTCTATATCGGAATTAATTTAGGTTCTTTATTAGCAACGTCCGTTATCGGACTTGTTGTAGCCAAATGGGGATGGCATGCTGGTTTTGGTTTAGCCGGAATTGCAATGTTATTAGGTTTACTGGTGTATGTTTGGGGACAAAAATACATTAGTCATGTAGGAAATAAACCTACAGTTGAAGAAATGAAAAATGATGTTTCTTTAGTTAAAATATTCTCAAATATTTTTAAATCACCTGCTCAATTAGCAGTTCTAGTCATTTTATTAGCACTGTCTCTATACTCAGGATTTACTTTTGAAGGCGTTGACCATTGGGGTTATGGAGCTTTGTTTATCTTCCTTTCATTTGTTGTAGGATTATTAATGATGATTTTTAAAAGTTTAGAAACACAAATATTAAAAGACCGTTTTTTAGTCTTATTACTTTCTTTTTTATTAGTCATTGTTTTCTGGGGCGCTTTTGAGCAAGCAGGTGGATTAATGAGTGTTTACACAGAAACAAAAACAGATAGAATGCTACTTGGCTACTTAATACCAACGCCAATGTTTCAAGGTTTAAATGCTGGATTTATCATATTACTGGCCGTTTGGGTCGCAAACATTTGGGCAAAACGAAAACTTAAAAACAAAGAAGCCTCCTCTTTATTTAAAATGGCAACGGGAACAATAATTATGGGCTTAGGGTTTGTATTTATGATTTTAGCCGTAAGAGAATACGATGCGAACGGAAGTTCTGGAATGCAATGGTTGGTTCTAGCTTATTTATTCCATACCATTGGAGAGTTGTGTTCTTCTCCTGTATCCTTATCATTCGTAACCAAACTAGCACCCGTTAAATATGCATCTTTAATGATGGGACTGTATTTTGCAGCCACTGGACTTGGAGGTAAAGTTGCAGGTATTTTAGGTGAGAAATCAGAACACTTTGGAGAGTACACTATCTTTACTGGAATTGTAATCTTTACAGTAGCCTTTGGATTATTAGTAATTGCATTACTGAAACCATTAAAACGTTTAACGCATGGTGCCGAAGACAACGAAAGACTGTTAGACGCTTCAATCGCAGAATAA
- a CDS encoding carboxy terminal-processing peptidase, which produces MKRNINIFLVSILIAFASCSFTSKSFDDPDKDKLLMQLITYLLEEGHFEPKDINDAFSEGLYMSFLNQVDPFKNYFYQSDINEFESYKTDLDNQILNHDVSFFNLVYKRLLTRIEESRKVYSQVLDTPFDYDLEETFNTDYENKSYAASKSEMKDNWRKQLKFSTLSNYHDLVTDEKETKKSNTELEVEARETTLKSLNETASYIDDLRREDWLSMYINAIAEEFDPHTFYFAPKDKDRFDAQMSGKYEGIGARLQKRMDEISITELISGGSAWRQNKLEVGDIILKVRQEDELEAVNVVGMRLDDAVKLIKGPKGTNVILTLKKVDGTVEDLSIPRDEIELEETYAKSTIVEKEGAKFGVINLPKFYIDFEDINSRNAATDVKKEIERLKAEGMQGLVLDLRNNGGGSLKTVVDMGGLFIDEGPIVQVRSTGEDKEVLKDTDRSIEWDGPLVILVNELSASASEILAAAMQDYKRAIVIGSKQTYGKGTVQNIVDLNRMIRSNTNGDMGAFKFTTQKYYRINGGSTQLEGVKSDVVVPDRYSYIDIGEKDQDNPLEWDEIAPANYKVLESTFDYETTIQNSKNRMNSSSEIKLIDDNARWIKTMRDQSVYPLNFSKYSQDIELNETEAKRYDVLSEYQTDLTFESLPYERPLMEQDSVFKINRTRWHENLSKDIYMEEAINVLSDLKSSYKIDKLSQVKD; this is translated from the coding sequence ATGAAGCGAAATATCAATATTTTTTTAGTCTCCATTCTTATCGCATTTGCGTCTTGTAGCTTTACGTCAAAATCTTTTGATGACCCTGACAAAGACAAGCTTTTAATGCAACTGATTACCTATCTATTAGAAGAAGGTCATTTTGAGCCAAAGGATATAAACGATGCCTTTTCGGAAGGTCTTTATATGAGCTTTTTAAATCAAGTGGATCCGTTCAAGAATTATTTTTATCAATCTGATATTAATGAATTTGAAAGCTATAAAACCGATTTAGATAATCAAATTTTAAACCATGATGTGAGTTTTTTCAATCTTGTGTATAAACGCTTATTGACACGAATTGAAGAATCTAGAAAGGTTTACAGCCAAGTTTTAGACACGCCTTTTGATTATGATTTAGAGGAAACCTTCAATACCGATTATGAGAATAAATCCTATGCGGCTTCCAAATCTGAAATGAAAGACAACTGGCGAAAACAGCTTAAATTTTCTACACTTTCAAATTATCACGATTTAGTCACTGATGAAAAAGAAACAAAAAAATCTAATACAGAATTAGAAGTTGAAGCAAGAGAAACCACTTTGAAATCCTTAAATGAAACTGCTAGTTATATCGATGATCTGAGACGTGAAGATTGGTTGTCAATGTATATCAATGCGATTGCTGAAGAATTTGATCCACACACGTTTTATTTCGCTCCTAAAGACAAGGACCGTTTTGATGCTCAAATGTCTGGAAAATACGAAGGAATTGGGGCGCGTCTTCAAAAACGAATGGATGAAATTAGTATTACAGAACTTATTTCTGGAGGCTCTGCATGGCGTCAGAACAAACTAGAAGTTGGAGATATCATTTTGAAAGTCCGTCAAGAAGATGAGCTAGAAGCCGTGAATGTGGTGGGGATGCGATTGGATGATGCTGTCAAACTCATCAAAGGTCCAAAAGGAACGAATGTGATTCTCACGCTTAAAAAAGTGGATGGCACCGTTGAAGACTTAAGTATCCCAAGAGACGAAATTGAACTTGAAGAAACCTATGCAAAATCGACCATCGTTGAAAAAGAGGGTGCTAAATTTGGTGTTATAAATCTCCCCAAATTCTATATAGATTTTGAAGATATTAACAGTAGAAATGCTGCAACGGACGTAAAAAAAGAAATTGAACGATTGAAGGCTGAGGGCATGCAAGGGCTGGTCTTAGATTTAAGAAATAACGGTGGCGGTTCTTTAAAAACGGTCGTTGATATGGGAGGCTTATTTATAGATGAAGGTCCAATCGTTCAGGTGCGTTCTACGGGGGAAGACAAAGAAGTTCTAAAAGATACAGATCGATCCATTGAATGGGATGGGCCTCTTGTTATTTTAGTCAATGAGTTATCCGCTTCTGCTTCGGAAATTTTAGCCGCAGCCATGCAAGACTATAAACGTGCCATTGTGATTGGGAGCAAACAAACCTACGGAAAAGGCACGGTTCAAAACATTGTTGATTTAAACCGTATGATTCGAAGTAATACCAATGGAGACATGGGCGCTTTCAAATTTACAACTCAAAAATACTACCGAATTAATGGAGGCTCAACCCAGCTAGAAGGTGTTAAAAGTGATGTGGTCGTTCCAGACCGTTACAGTTACATCGATATTGGAGAAAAAGATCAAGACAATCCACTTGAATGGGACGAAATTGCACCCGCAAATTATAAGGTGTTGGAAAGTACTTTTGACTATGAGACGACGATTCAAAACAGTAAAAACCGCATGAATTCGAGTTCAGAAATTAAGCTTATTGATGACAATGCGCGTTGGATCAAAACCATGAGAGATCAATCGGTTTATCCACTCAATTTTTCAAAATATTCACAAGATATTGAATTGAATGAAACAGAGGCAAAACGTTATGATGTCTTATCAGAATACCAAACAGATTTAACATTTGAGTCGTTACCCTACGAGCGTCCTTTAATGGAGCAGGATTCTGTTTTCAAAATCAATCGCACACGTTGGCATGAAAATCTTAGCAAAGACATTTATATGGAAGAAGCGATTAATGTACTAAGTGATTTAAAAAGTTCTTATAAAATCGATAAACTATCACAGGTTAAAGATTAA
- the lpxB gene encoding lipid-A-disaccharide synthase yields MKYYIIAGEASGDLHAANLMKALKKTDVNAEFRFWGGDLMQNVGGTLVKHYKELAFMGFFEVVMNLRTITKNLSFCKKDIEYYQPDCLIFIDYPGFNMRIAKWAKIEGFKTHYYISPQIWAWKENRITAIKRDVDKMYVILPFEKEFYEDKHGMPVTFVGHPLIDAIADRTPVDETAFRKTHQLNEKPIIALLPGSRKQEINKMLAGMLSIVKTFSDYQFVIAGAPSQDPEFYSSFIANENVYFVENCTYDLLSVSHAALVTSGTATLETALFKVPEVVCYKSSWISYQIGRQLVKLKFISLVNLILNKEVVTELIQGDFNSERIAKELSSILEGPVREAQFEAYHELETKLGGPGASKNVAELIYNSLN; encoded by the coding sequence ATGAAGTATTACATTATTGCTGGAGAAGCCTCAGGAGATTTGCATGCTGCAAACCTGATGAAAGCCCTTAAAAAAACAGATGTGAATGCAGAATTCAGGTTTTGGGGTGGTGACTTGATGCAAAATGTAGGGGGCACCTTGGTGAAGCATTACAAAGAATTGGCTTTTATGGGCTTTTTTGAAGTGGTGATGAACCTAAGAACAATCACCAAAAATTTATCCTTTTGTAAAAAAGACATTGAGTACTACCAACCCGATTGTCTGATCTTTATTGATTACCCAGGGTTCAATATGCGCATTGCGAAGTGGGCAAAAATTGAAGGCTTTAAAACTCATTATTATATTTCTCCACAAATTTGGGCTTGGAAAGAAAATCGGATCACTGCCATCAAGCGCGATGTCGATAAAATGTATGTCATTCTCCCTTTTGAAAAAGAGTTTTATGAAGACAAACACGGCATGCCTGTCACATTTGTAGGGCACCCACTTATCGATGCCATTGCCGACAGAACTCCTGTGGATGAAACGGCGTTTCGCAAAACACATCAACTCAACGAAAAACCCATTATTGCGCTCTTACCAGGCAGTCGAAAACAAGAAATTAACAAGATGCTCGCGGGGATGCTGAGCATTGTAAAAACCTTTAGTGACTATCAATTTGTAATTGCAGGAGCGCCGAGTCAGGATCCTGAATTTTACAGCTCGTTTATTGCAAACGAAAACGTGTATTTTGTGGAAAACTGCACTTACGATTTATTAAGCGTCTCTCATGCTGCCTTGGTGACTTCAGGAACCGCTACTTTAGAAACTGCCTTGTTTAAAGTGCCAGAAGTGGTTTGCTATAAGTCGAGTTGGATTTCGTATCAGATTGGAAGACAGTTGGTGAAATTGAAATTTATTTCCTTGGTGAATTTGATTTTAAATAAAGAGGTTGTGACCGAATTAATTCAAGGGGATTTTAACTCAGAACGGATTGCAAAAGAGCTTTCTTCTATTTTGGAAGGCCCTGTTCGTGAGGCTCAATTTGAGGCCTATCATGAACTTGAAACAAAACTTGGAGGACCAGGTGCCAGTAAAAATGTTGCAGAATTAATTTATAATTCGTTAAATTAG
- a CDS encoding peptide MFS transporter, giving the protein MSIDINDMFKDKVLGHPAGLFVLFFTEMWERFSYYGMRALLVMFFTASLLDGGWGWPREHAYAIFGTYTSLVYLSTLLGGYFADKKIGYRYAVVIGALLMTLGHGAMAIETPFFIYLGLTLLVFGSGFFKPNMTSIISEMYKGKDEKKDGAYTIFYMGVNAGAFLGILLCGYLGEQVGWRWGFGLAGIFMLFGLLQFWFAQNIFGDIGTKPVKVDTAAIELSADEPKLNPFTQLQLVLIAVAGLLGISWIFNDPISKISEGAYNLFDFSMFGMEGSNLAILSALGLFVLLLVIRIPKYDRITRDRMLAVMFFAFITIFFWAIFEQAPSSLTIFARDYTQRILEGNSAFIFKIVNTLMTVIPLGIITGVLWLLFKKTFSKYALSNIFLAVSFIIIWAIALWMLSVEFGKEIAEVPASWFGVLNSLFIIAFAPLFSRWWESKYNPNANMKYAIGMVLLGIGMACVAIGASSIEPGAKTASVSMIWLIMVYFFHTMGELCISPVALSYVSKLVPGRMIAMMFGIWYLAVAIGMKLAGVFGEASEGIAQSEGLSYFFWILTAVAVGLGVLSALLYPVIKKLMHGVR; this is encoded by the coding sequence ATGAGTATTGATATTAATGACATGTTCAAAGACAAAGTCTTGGGGCATCCAGCGGGACTTTTTGTATTATTTTTTACCGAGATGTGGGAACGTTTTTCCTACTACGGAATGCGAGCCTTGCTCGTTATGTTTTTCACCGCATCACTCCTTGATGGTGGCTGGGGCTGGCCTCGTGAGCATGCCTATGCAATTTTTGGTACTTACACCTCACTGGTCTATTTATCGACCCTATTAGGAGGCTATTTTGCAGATAAAAAAATTGGCTATCGCTACGCCGTTGTCATCGGTGCATTACTCATGACATTGGGCCACGGCGCCATGGCAATTGAAACACCGTTTTTCATCTATTTAGGGCTGACCTTATTAGTCTTTGGAAGTGGGTTTTTTAAACCAAACATGACCTCAATCATCTCTGAAATGTACAAAGGAAAAGACGAGAAAAAAGATGGAGCTTACACCATTTTTTATATGGGTGTCAATGCAGGTGCTTTTTTAGGAATTCTGTTGTGTGGATATCTAGGTGAACAAGTAGGCTGGCGTTGGGGCTTTGGCTTGGCAGGAATTTTCATGTTGTTTGGACTCCTTCAATTTTGGTTTGCTCAAAACATTTTTGGCGATATCGGAACAAAACCTGTAAAGGTGGATACTGCAGCGATAGAGCTCAGTGCAGACGAGCCGAAGCTCAACCCGTTTACACAGCTTCAATTAGTATTGATAGCAGTCGCAGGACTTTTGGGGATCTCGTGGATTTTTAACGATCCCATCTCTAAAATATCAGAAGGCGCTTATAATTTATTTGATTTTAGCATGTTTGGAATGGAAGGTTCTAACCTCGCAATTCTATCCGCTTTAGGGCTGTTTGTGTTGCTGTTAGTGATCCGAATTCCTAAGTACGACAGAATCACACGCGACCGTATGTTGGCCGTGATGTTTTTCGCCTTTATCACGATTTTCTTTTGGGCTATTTTTGAACAAGCACCAAGTTCCTTAACCATTTTTGCACGGGATTATACCCAGCGCATCCTAGAAGGAAATTCAGCCTTTATTTTTAAAATTGTCAATACCCTTATGACCGTCATTCCTTTGGGGATTATCACTGGGGTTTTATGGTTACTATTCAAAAAAACATTTTCAAAATATGCACTCTCAAATATCTTTTTAGCGGTTAGTTTTATCATCATTTGGGCCATCGCCCTTTGGATGCTATCCGTTGAATTCGGAAAAGAAATTGCAGAAGTACCCGCCTCTTGGTTTGGGGTTTTAAACTCCTTGTTCATCATTGCGTTTGCACCCTTATTTTCGAGGTGGTGGGAAAGTAAATACAATCCAAATGCCAACATGAAATATGCGATAGGAATGGTTTTATTAGGAATCGGAATGGCCTGTGTTGCCATTGGCGCATCGTCTATTGAGCCCGGAGCAAAAACAGCTTCTGTCAGTATGATTTGGTTGATTATGGTGTACTTCTTTCATACCATGGGCGAATTGTGTATTTCACCAGTTGCCTTGTCTTACGTCAGTAAATTAGTTCCAGGCCGCATGATTGCCATGATGTTTGGAATCTGGTATTTAGCTGTTGCAATTGGAATGAAGTTAGCCGGAGTGTTTGGAGAAGCGTCTGAAGGCATTGCCCAATCTGAAGGTTTGAGCTATTTCTTCTGGATTTTAACAGCAGTCGCTGTTGGACTCGGAGTACTGTCTGCGCTACTATATCCTGTAATTAAGAAATTAATGCATGGTGTTCGTTAA